The genomic region GTGGATCTACCCGCTCCCTTCTCCCTCAGTCCCCAAAGCACCAGACTCACAGGCCTGCTGTGTGACCCACTTTACCGACCTTTCGGGGAGAGTAGAGGGCATTTGTGACTCAGCTCGAGCAGGAAACACATCTCACGTCAACTGTCAGACAGCGCTGCTCCGAATCCCATCACAGTGCTCCAGCAGGGGGCGTCCTCACCGGCCGCGGCCACAGCCACGGCTCTACCCGGCCCAGCTCCCAGACACCCTCCTTCCACCTCCTCTTTTCCACCGTCCCCGCCTCCTCTTTCAAGCCAGCAACAAACAACACCCTAATCCGTGTCTTTATTATTCGAAGACCTTAAGCACTCTTTCCCACCTCGTTCCCATCTTGATTATTTCAGGGAGTGAATTAGGGATTCACCTTTACAATCAAAAAAGTTCTCTCAAAGCCAGGCTACTGGAGTTCTAATTCTGCCTTCCCACTTTTACTAGCTGTGAAATCtcgggaaagttacttaacctctctctgcctcgttttcctcatctttaaaaaacagGATGATAATATTTAGCTCCTAAGATGGTTGTGAGGATTTAAGTGAGCTGATATATCCAAGAATGTCCAGAATAGTGCGTGGCAGAATGGGCATTGCATATGGGTTTAATCTTGTAACTGCCATGTTTCACCAGTTCTAAGGTGTATCTTGTTTCTCATCATAAGAGCTCTTCCGCTCGTGTGGCAGCTGGGAGTGGCCGTCATTGCCTGCGCATACCTTAAACTTGGTCAGGTGAGTTCTGTGCCTTCAGCTTAATTGCTgtttaaaatgtcttcaaaaagGTTACACTGTGGTTTAGCATTTAAACACAGTTATTGTGTATGCAGAAAAGCGGGGAAACAGAAGAGTGTAGCAAGAATTTGATATTAGTGAAGCAGTTATCATTGAAGAATGACCACAATTTGATATTTTCTTGCAAAACAGCAGCCAAGTGTTTTATGAGACCTAAGAAAGGAAGAGCCCCATAAGTAAATGGAACTGTTGTGTTGTTTTATTACCGAGAAAAGGGCAAAATGATTGCTAGTCACACGTGAAGCAAGAAAACACCGGCAATAAAGCTTGCAGAATGAGTAGCTGAGGCTTGAAAATAAATGGTGGAAACAATAGTGGACAATCTTTTAAAGAATGGCACATTGCCAACGCTCCTGATGGCACAGAAGGTGATACCATGCAGAAAATCAAGGCTCTGAGTCAAAGAGGGTTTCAGGAAAATTGGACTCTAAATGTGAAGAAATCTGGGGACTATTTTAGCCAATTTGTTTTGCCTATAATTTCCTTTTATGCTTGCAAAAGAGCAATTTTGACTTTAAAGACTGATatctaaataaatctaaaatatctttcttgtgtgtgtgtctgtgatacAGTGTCTCgccctttcacccaggctggagtgcgctagtgcaatctcagctcactgcaacttctgcctcccagtctcaagcaatcatcccacatcagccgggactacaggtgcacactaccatgcctagctaattttttgtgagtattttttgtaaagatagggtttcaccatgttgccagactggtctcaaactcctgggctcaagtgatccgcccaccttggcctctcaaagtgctgggattacaagcataaaccaccaagcccagcctataAAATacgcataacataaaatttaccatcttaaccttttttttttttttttgagatggattttcactcttgttgcccaggctggagggcagtggcacgatctcggctcactgcaacctccacatggattttcactcttgttgcccaggctggaagacagtggcacgatcttggctcactgcaaactcacctcctgggttcaagcgattcttctgcctcagcctcctgagtagccgggattacaggcatgcgccaccacacccggctaattttgtatttttagtagagatgtggtttctccatgttggtcaggctggtctcaaacttccgacctcaggtgatcagcccacctcagcctcccaaagtgctgggattacaggcatagccaccgtgcctggccctcatcttaaccatttttaagtgcacagttcagtggcattaagcacattcacattgctgtgaaTTCATCAGCAATTTTTGTCATGTTCTAATTAATAGTGCATGATAGATGCATAGACTTCCTAAGACACAGCGTAGTGGCCATTGTAGAAAAAAATGCAGCCATCCCTGCAGGTGAGCAGAGCTGCCAGCCAGAAGCACAGCCAAGCCCCGCCAGCTTTGATGAGAACACCTTCTTCCTCCCTGGCATGAAGGGAAAGTCAAATGCAAACACAGGCACGAGCCGGGTCATCGTtggccccttcccctcctcccagaCTAGGGGCCAGATCAAAATGTGAGTCCTGACTACTACTGTAAGCTGTGCGGCAGGTCACACTCTCTCTGGAATTCATGTTCTTATCATGGAAACTGAAATCCACAGGCAAGATGATTTCTAAGATCCCATTAGCTTCTAAATGTATGATTGTGTAACTGAAcaaccacacaacacacacaccacaaacataTGCAAATTCGGGTTGGGGCTTTGTGGGCTCCAAGGAGAAGCTGTCACACCTATCCTGGTGTATTGGGAAGCAAGAGATTTTTACCCGACTGGGTTAGGAGTGGTTCTTCCCAGAATCAAGGGTCAGTAGGCCACTCTGTCAAGATCGTGAATACCTTGACCAAAGAAGGAGAGACCAGAAAGGGTGTGTGGCCCATCCGAGAGCACACAGCAACTAAATGGTTGGGTGTGGATTTAGAAGCCACTGTCACAGCTTCAGTTCACATGAGGCCCAAGGAGAAGGTTTTCCAGGAACCCCTGAGACTCAGTCCTGAACTTGGCCAGTTGGGGTGGACAGTATATCCGAAGGTCAGGAGAAGTGATACATGAAGCCACAAAAGAAAggagtaggccaggcgcggtggctcacgtctgtaatcccagcactttgggaggtcgaggcaggtggatcacaaggtcaggagttcgagaccagcctggccaatatggtgaaaccccatctctactaaaaaaaatacaaaaattagctgggcatgacatgtgcctgtaatcccagctactcaggaagctgaggcgagagaattgcttgaacctgggaggtggaagttgcagtgagccgagccactgcactccagcagtggAGAAGGCACGTTCCCTGGGTGGGGGCAGAGGCACACCCAAGCCAGACCCCTCTGAGTCCTTGTCTCTTCCTATGTGCAGAGTCTGGAAGTGGGTCCCAGATGCGCTTTGTATGACAGGGGTTGGGGTCCCCCTCTCTGTCGATCTTCTCCCAGAGGACCCAGAATGCCTGAAGTTGGGAGGGATGGCTGAGGGAAGAGTGCCAGGGTGTCAGGTGTCTATGTGTCAGGCCAGGTGTTAGGCGCTGGAAATACACGGAGAACAAACCCCACAGGAATCCCTGCTCTTTTGGAGCATCACTTCTGTATGggtaatttttattctttcttcctccccttcctcttcccctttctcttcctcctccttcataATAGCAGGAGTCACAAGtccccatatatatgtatatgatacaTTCTCAGTTGCAAAATACTTTCCCGTTCATTATCTTACTGCATTCTCAAAACAACTTTATGGGGTAAGCATCCACATTCCCATTGtccagacaaggaaactgaggcgcaGAATGTGGCTCGGTAGTATGGGGTGTGGCAGAAAGCTCCAGAAAAGGCTCCAGTCCCGGCTCAGCCACTAACCTGCTGGAGCACCCTAGATAAGTCACTCCCCTCCCTGGACCTATACTCACCCCTCCTGCCCACCCCACATCCCCATGATACAACACAAagcgctgcactccagtctccaGTCTCTCCCAGATTTCTGTTCCTGGGACTGTGACTTGCCCAGGGACCTGCTGGACAGGAGCTAGGGCAGGGTGCGGAAGCCCGTCCTTCTGCCTCCACTCTGAGCCTGACCCTGCTGTGAATCCCCAGGAGAGGGAGCGAGGCTGGAGAGATTAGGGAAGGGCCAGTGAGTGGCGCTGGGGAAACTTCTAGACTTGAACGCCTCCAGGACCCCAATGGCCACAGCAGCATTGATAGCAGGAGGCAGCCCCGCCCAGATGCTGAGCTGAGTGGGCACCAAGGCCAGAGAGCTGCTTATCAGGCATCACAGCCGCCCCGAGCCTGCACAGCTCACTGCCCCACAGAAATGTCTTTCTCCTGTGGCCAGAGCGGCCCTGAGCTCCTCGGGGTTTCTAGGACCTGTCACAGCTTCTGGGACCCCAACACGTGAGTGTGCAAAGACCTGTTCTCCTCAAAGTGTAAATAATACTGTAAGTAAGGGCTGATATTCATTGACCACCTACTGTGGATGAGGCGCTGCTCTGAGCACTTGACATACATTGTTTCATTCAATCCAAACCCCAATCCACTAGGTCAGttttattctccccattttacagagacagACAAGAAAGGTTAAGTCACATAGATGGAACAGGCTGATGCCAGAATGGACACCCTCAGCTTCCTCAGCCGCCCCCAGGTTGACTCCATCACCAAGGGCCAGGGTCCCAGTGCCCCCAGGCTCTAGGAGCTGCTATTTAGCTGGGGCTCCCAGGAGAAGGTGAAGCTTAATGATTTATGGGTGATTAGCTGCAAGAATGCAAGCACAGAAGACACAAACCTTTATGCCTTGGAAATTTGTCACAAGCCAACCAGTTGTTTTCCATCCCTGTGAAGCAGGAATAATTGGAGGTCTGACAGAAGAACTTCCCAGTTACCAGAAAGGGCAGCATTCATGTACTCTCTTAGTTTTGTGTGAGGTGTTGCCCCTGCCTTGGTCAACAGTTTGAGTCAGAGAGAGGGGCGCTGGGCACAATCCCCACCAGAGGTTCCCCTTCACAAGACCCTGTGGGGGCTGGGAGATGCCCTGGGGCAGCAGCCCTGGGGTAACCAAGGGAATAAACACGGAAAACCAGGGACGTCAGTCCTTATCTGGAGCTCATTAAATGGGGAACGTTAGTCAGCTGTGAAGGCCAAGATAGGGTGATAGGCATGTGGGTGGGATGGGGCATGGGGGCAGAGGCCGCCATGGAGGAGAAGAGGTATTGGCCTCAACGACTCCACCTCCCTGCCACGTGCCCAGACCCGGGATGGAAGGACCCTATAAATGCCCACAACCCAGCCTCCCCTGAGGCCTTGAGAAAGAGAGCGATAGAGAGCGAGAGAGAGTGCCCAGAGCCTCCTGGCCCTGAGACGGCTGGGCCAGCCACGCAGGGCTCTGCAGCATGTGGGAGCTCCGCTCCATAGCCTTCTCCAGGGCTGTGTTCGCAGAGTTCCTGGCCACACTCCTCTTCGTCTTCTTTGGCCTCGGCTCGGCCCTCAACTGGCCACAGGCCCTGCCCTCTGTGCTACAGATTGCCATGGCGTTTGGCTTGGGTATTGGCACCCTGGTACAGGCTCTGGGCCACATAAGCGGGGCCCACATCAACCCCGCCGTGACTGTGGCCTGCCTGGTGGGCTGCCACGTCTCCTTTCTCCGAGCCACCTTCTACGTGGCTGCCCAGCTGCTGGGGGCTGTGGCCGGAGCCGCTCTGCTCCATGAGATCACGCCAGCAGACATCCGCGGGGACCTGGCTGTCAATGCTGTGAGTAGCCACAACTTTGCCATCCACAAGGGGCAGGTCCTGGGGAATCCCTTGTAAGGGATGAGATGGGAGGGATGGGCTCTgggtgaggtggggagagagatggagacagaggcagagagagagagagagagagagagagagagagagagagagagagagaggggctggAGCCAGGAACACAGCCACCACAGGAGGGTCAGGATGAAAGGAGCAATGATACCAGAGCAAAGGCAGGATGCAGACAGACTGCTGGCTTCTTCCACCCTGACCGTCGTGCAGGAAGAGCCTCATCCAGGTTTCTGTTGGACTCAACGCCTACATTACAGTGAGGACAGGGCTATACCCCAGCAGGGGTTGGTGTCCCAAGCAGACATGCTTTCCAAGCTGCGGGGAGCCTTGGAGTGATCATCACAGGGTTCTCAAGAGAGAAGAGGGGCCCAGCATTTCTTCTGCTTTGAGGGTTTGCAGGCCCCATGGCAGGTGCTccttacaggccaggcacggatACACCACAGCTCTGCAAGCAGCAATGGGCATACTCACTTCTCCAAACCCTGAGGAGGTCCCCGGAGCCCATAAGTTGGCTGCTGATTACATGATACAGGCGCTAACTGGGCCCCGTGGGCCCTTTGGGAGCTGAGGGTGGTGCCACAGTCCCTTTCCCCATGTCCCACTCACTTCCCCTCTCAGGTCTGTGTGGGCCCTGTGAATCCAAGGGACATGAGTGTGGAGGAATGATCTGTGCCCCCAACAGATCAACTCTCACTCTGTACCCCCATCCTAAGCCAGGACAGCAAGTGCTTCTTTTGTGCCTCGGTCTCCAGTAGTTCCTGGCCTTTTCCATCCCTGGGCCACTGGACAAGAGTCCCGATGTCTTTGACGAGTACTGCACAATCTCTGTGGCCACCCCCTTCTCTGCACAAGTGGCCCTTCCTCATTTGTGGGACAGAGGTATCCCAATTAGGGaacttctctgttttgttttgtttttgagatggagtctcactctgttgcgcaggttggagtgcaatggtacaatctcagcttactgcaacctccacctcaagccattctcttgcctcagcctcccgagtagctgggattacatgcctgtattcccactTATTCCCTTACTACTGTATTCCCACAGTAGAATTTTTAGtattctactaaaaatttttgtatttttagtagagaccggactcaccatgttggtaaggctggtttcgaactcctaacctcaagtgatccacccgcctcagcctcccaaagtgctggaattacaggcatgagccaccacacccagcctctgttctttaaagaggaaaatatgaCAAGGCTGGGGGCCAGGGGCCAAGGAAAGGCTAGGTGGGCAAGCAGAGGAGTGGGCTCATTTCCTCTGAGAACAAAATTAGTTCAGTTTGCAGCAAGAAGAGGTCCAGTTAGACTGAAAAAGGAACTTCCTGAGAGCATGACCAGGAAGTCCTTCTCTAATAGCAGGGCACTGGGAGCGAGAGGCCATGGGAAACATGCAGTCCTCCTCCTCCATCATTTCACAACTGACTGGGGCCCTCAGAAGAGAAAGGTCTGGGAGGGCTCCTCCATGCCACTTCTCAGCATTTACCACCTTGAGGACCTGGGGAGAACCCTGCCTGGATGGAATGGGGCAGTGGTGGGACCAACTTGCCCTGAGGCTAAGGAGAGCCAGATGACCCTCAAGACAATCCCACACGTCCTTTGAGGACACTGAGAGCCAGCCTGGCCACCAGGAAGTTAATCATTGACATGCACCTGCCCTGTGCCAGGCCAGCTATCATCTCATCATTGGTACAACGCTATAAGGGAAATTTTGTGGTTCCCCCTACTGTGAGTGGCAAATTCCGGCTCAACAGTCAATTGATCCAAGTCACAGAACCAATAAGTCATTTCCAGTCCTCCCACAGTCCTCCAGAATCCATTTTCTTATGCCATTTCacagaaggagaaactgaggccaaatTAAATAGTCCCGTGGCAAGTCAGAGGCCTCCAAAGTGTCTGCTTCCAAAGCTCTTTTCACTGTCCTCTAGAGACTCTGCATTGGACAACAACAGGAGGGATTGAGGTTAGACCCTAGAGAGACCCAAGGGTTCTGACCTGATGTCTTGGACCCAGGGGTGGGGGTTCAGGGCCTGGAGAAAGAGCGTGGGAGCTGAGAGCTGTCACTGTTCCACCCAGTGCAGTGCCCAGCCCCAGAAGGCAGGGTGTAGGGTACAGGGTGACAAAACTCAAGGAGAAATCCAGTGCTGGGTGCGGCCCAGTTATGAAATCACCTCTTTACTCAGTCCCAAGTTCTCTCCTTACCCAAGGCAGGGTCTGCTGAGACCATGGGCAGCCTACATGGGTGTGGAGGCATTGTCCAACACAGCTCCAGGGccctcacccccacctccatAGGATGTGCAGGGAGCAAACCAACAGGGCAAACCTGAGGCCTGAAAGGCAGTGGGGAATAGACAAGGGTTAGGGAAAGAGGTAGATGCTGGACTCATAGCGGAAAGGGGCACACTAGGACCGTCCCCCAGACCCAAGTCCCTCTACCCTGTCCCTGGGAGCCATTTGACCTCAGGAAGAAAGACCACAGGCCTCTCATTGCACCAGGGTCTGATGGTCTAGAGAGAGAGGCAGGTGTTCCTGCTAACTGGCCCAAAGCTTCCTGAGGCAGTTGAAACCTCTTCCCTTCTTGTTCTTCGGAAAACAGAAATTCCGGATCTCAGCATTCTTTTCCTCTCATACTGCAGGCTCCCAACCTCAGGCCCCAATCTAATGGGCTACAGAGTCAGTTTTGCTACCTCTGGTGGGGGGACCATGGGCATCCTGGGGGATCATGGGCTGCCTTTGGGCCAGGGCCCAGGAAGAAGGGATCAGTCATTCCAGCTAAGGTGTCTGGCAAGCCCAGGTGTTCTGGTTCCCAGCCCAGAGGCCCCCTGGTGCCTCCACTGCAGGTGGACAGGAAGATGGAGCCAGAGAGGAGAGTGTGCTCAGTATTCCCCTACCTGCCTCTTTGTCCCCAGCTCAGCAACAGCACGACGGCTGGCCAGGCGGTAACTGTGGAGCTCTTCCTGACACTGCAGCTGGTGCTCTGCATCTTTGCCTCCACCGATGAGCGCCGCGGAGAGAACCCGAGCACCCCTGCTCTCTCCATAGGCTTCTCTGTGGCCCTGGGCCACCTCCTTGGGGTAGGTCATGGCCATGGGTTCCAGCCTCCCTGGaggaacagacacacagaccactccagagacagacacagagacccCAAGAGGGACACATACACAGAACTCTCAAGAGGAACAGACACCCCAGAGGTTTGACTCCCAGATACCCCAGAGGGACAGATATCACTCCAGCCCATCTGTAAATAAAACATGAAGTTAATTGTCCATCACGTGGGTTCCCTTTAGGCCGAGGTCAAGCACTGCAGCGCGGGACAAGGACTTCCTGCCCTGTCCTCACCTCCCTTCTCTGTGATGCCCTCCTCCCACTGCAGATCCATTACACCGGCTGCTCTATGAATCCTGCCCGCTCCCTGGCTCCAGCTGTCGTCACCGGCAAATTTGATGACCACTGGGTAATGGCTGAAACCCTCTGCCCTCCCCTTCCCTAGAAACCCATTTTAGAGGGAGAACAAGAGCTGGAATAGCATGGGATGGGGGCTCAGCAGCGGTACCCCAAACCCTCCACACTCCTCCTGGTCCTGGGGAGCCTTGGGTTCCACCCCTCAGATCTGATGCCAAagactcagtttccacatctgtgaatGAGGATGACAACAGCTTACCTCACTGGCTTCTTGGGGACAGTAAGTGAGGTTACCGGTGTAACCCAGATAATGCAGTGTCTGGCACTTAAAACTCTGTAAGTGGTAGTATTTAGCACTTATCTGGTGCTTAGTATGTGGTGAGCCTTGTTCTGAGTGCTTTGCAAACATTAACTCAGTTTTCACAACCACCCTAGGAGGTAGACATTCTTAGAGTgaaaggcacagagagggtaagtaacttgTCGAAGTGCACACAGCACTTAAGTGGTGGAATCAGGATTCACACACAGGCAGTGGCTTCAGAATTCGCACCCTTAACCCCGCACTGACAATCCTTCCCCAGCAGCTGGCGTTGTCGTCGCTAATTACATAAATAAGCATTTTACTAGATTAATGGCGGGGAGGAGGGGTGCGGCCGCAGAGTGTGTCGCCGGGGCCTGTGGGCTCCGCGTGCGGGTGCAGGCGCGGGTGCCAAGCCGCCCTCTCCGCTCGCCCCCAGGTCTTCTGGATCGGACCCCTGGTGGGCGCCATCCTGGGCTCCCTCCTCTACAACTACGTGCTGTTTCCGCCAGCCAAGAGCCTGTCGGAGCGCCTGGCAGTGCTGAAGGGCCTGGAGCCGGACACCGACTGGGAGGACCGCGAGGTGCGACGGCGGCAGTCGGTGGAGCTGCACTCGCCGCAGAGCCTGCCACGGGGCACCAAGGCCTGAGGGCCGCCAGCGGCCTCTACGGCCCGACGGACGCTTGCCAGGCCCGAGGCAGAAGGGCCCACCCCGTCCCTCCTCTCCCCCAGGTCTGAAGTTGGCCCCCCAGCGCTGAGTAGCTGCTTCCTGGACGTGCGCGAGAGGCCAGTGCTGTGAGCAGGCGGGGAGGAGGCTGCCGGAGGAAGCCCTGAGCCTGGCGGGGTCCCCTGCCCTGAGGCTGTGAGCAGCCAGTGGTGGCTCCTTCAGCCTTTTGCAGGGAACTTGGAACTTAGGGGACTgagctggggagggaggcaggtgggTGGTAAGAGGGAAACTCTGGAGAGCCTGCACCCAGGTACTGAGTGGGGAGTGTACAGACCCCTGCCTTGGGGGTTCTGGGAATGGTGCAACTGGTTTTACTAGTGTGCAGGTGTGTTCATCCTTGAGTTTTCCTTTGTCCTCACATACAGGGTTGTGCATGCCCCGAGTGTGAACAGGTTTGCCTACGTTGGTGCAAGTGTGCACGGCTGGGGACTTCTCACTTCCCCTTGCACCCCTTCCTCCCCAACCTGCAATAAATCCACTTCTCCTGCGGTGGATGAGTGTGGGTGCCAGTCATCctcaggagaaggggaagggaaggaggccaCTTTGAGAGGGCTGAAGGGAGGGTCTTGATTTCCAGCCGCAATCTGGCTCCTCCTGGAAAATTTCCCCCACCTGCAGCGCTGGGCCCCAAGGCTTGCCAAGATTCATTGCTGGAGGTAGAGAGGTGTCAACCAGAGAACAGCTCCCCTAGAAATGGCCTCTGGAAAAAGGAAATCTTTGGTTGGCAAAGATTTCCTTTCTGTGGTGAGGGAGAACCTCTccaaagaggaagcaggcataTGAGTGTGCACGCCTTCACATGTGTGTACGCTGTGTGTGCCCGGGACCCCCGTCTCCAGGGGTGCCCCAGACCCAGAGATTAGCCTCCCACTtcagcagagaaaacaaaagcCCTTTGTGGGACCCGGGCCTTTGTCTTGGGAGAGGGGGAGATTTGTACCTAAACACTTCTTGAAAGACACTCAGTTTCACAAGTGAGCCCTCTTGCCCAGCACACACCTATGGCTGGCTGGGCAAGGCGCTCAAGCATGCAACCATGGGCACCAGGCAACACCCCTCCATCACCCATCTCATTCTCCCCAGTCCTCAGGCAGCAGCTCCTCCGCCCCAGGAATCTCTGTTCCTTCTCTGTCTGCCTCTCCACAGCCCGTGATCCCCTGCTTCTGGCTCCTACCACTGGACAGTCATTGTGGATAGAGCAGCCTGCTGCTCTCAGGACCAGAGAAGGGAAATGACTTCTCCAGGCAGAGGCAGATCTGAGTCTAGAACCCAGGCTTCTAAATTTCTAGGCCAGTATGACTGCTCTCAAAAGAGATTAACTGGGATTAAGTGAGATGACGCATGTAAAGGTGCTGTGTAAACTGTAATTCTTAATACCATTATCACGCATTACTagaatcatttcattatttctgcTTCCTGGGGGAAGGATGCAGAAGGAATCTGATGCTCAACATCCCTTACCTCCTTTCGTTGATGGCCAAAGCAAAGGAGAGTCCTGGGAGCTCGCAAGATCCAAGCAGAAGGAGATGGGTTTGGGGCTGGCTCCATCCTGGCCCAGCCTCTTAACCTCTTCTTACCCTGAATGTGTGCCCTATCTTTTCTCCCACCTCCTTCCTCCCACTACCCAGCCCCAtccattctctccttccctctccag from Pongo pygmaeus isolate AG05252 chromosome 10, NHGRI_mPonPyg2-v2.0_pri, whole genome shotgun sequence harbors:
- the AQP2 gene encoding aquaporin-2; translated protein: MWELRSIAFSRAVFAEFLATLLFVFFGLGSALNWPQALPSVLQIAMAFGLGIGTLVQALGHISGAHINPAVTVACLVGCHVSFLRATFYVAAQLLGAVAGAALLHEITPADIRGDLAVNALSNSTTAGQAVTVELFLTLQLVLCIFASTDERRGENPSTPALSIGFSVALGHLLGIHYTGCSMNPARSLAPAVVTGKFDDHWVFWIGPLVGAILGSLLYNYVLFPPAKSLSERLAVLKGLEPDTDWEDREVRRRQSVELHSPQSLPRGTKA